Proteins from one bacterium genomic window:
- a CDS encoding TonB-dependent receptor — MVKDNNGTPLPGVNIVAVHEPSGTKSGTYSRSDGRFNIPGMRVGGPYTITASMIGYKEHKIENINLALGEDKNLSFVLVEEAVEMEGSEIVAERNPIISDTRTGVAQSVSTKEIENLPTISRSFDDFTRLTPQFSGNSAAGRNNRYNSILIDGAVNNDLFGLAASGTPGGQAGTQPISLDAIQEFQVEIAPYDVRKGGFTGGGINAVTRSGTNKYEGSGYYYFRNESFVGKYENATSYANLDEKVAGFRIGGPIIKDQLFFFVNGEYSTRTTPTPLGILGNGKSNDFTGISSSDAQRAIRILDSVYNYKAGGYGIQDLKRPNTKFFARLDYNLNNQHRLTLRHNFVDASDDNLSQSLSSTSANSGFRLSDAGYEFLSTTNSTVFQVNSVITNELHNEAIIGYSTVRDRRKINGSPFPAINVRIGSNTLIAGSENFSQANSLDQDILEITNNLTYYMGDHTIMAGTHNEFFSFKNVFIRDFYGNYTFSNLDSLAVGSPSSYGLSYSLDTNNLKPSAKFDVQQYGFYVQDMWRVTPTMNVTLGLRFDLPVLPTNPTNNPTVDTTVFAGGLKLKTSEVPSGNLLFSPRLGFNWDVKGNNTTQVRGGIGIFSGRTPYVWISNQYGNTGIEIGRTTTNPGPRSFRTDVNNQPGKVYTAPPSEIDLTDPDFKLPQVYRLNLGVDHELPMGITGTVDFLLSKNKNDILYQDINLVGSSGTLQLSNSGDEDGNRVRYTTTPTSTTVNKIRSQYSNVIYLTNADYGYEYSFTTQLRKSFSAGLFGSFDKGFFASIAYTYGRAFDNNSGTSSQAFSNWRFNPVKQDPNNAPSATSNYETRHRIISSVVYDFEFIPKYTTTVSLFYNGFSGRPYSTTYDGDVNGDGQTSNDLIYVPKDRNDINIVPATASGGAPADTRTADQIWVALDEYISGDPVLRKSRGKIISRNASREPWTNRLDFRLAQEIPVAEQWGKFELTADILNLLNFLNESWGLSEFVNNQNNSAIVYRGIISGKPAFTFGKYNFLTKEYENPKRTQVSDLASRWQLQLGVRYTF; from the coding sequence ATGGTCAAAGATAATAACGGCACACCGCTTCCGGGCGTCAACATAGTCGCCGTACACGAGCCATCAGGAACAAAATCAGGAACCTATAGTCGTTCCGACGGTCGCTTTAATATTCCCGGTATGCGTGTTGGTGGTCCTTATACGATTACCGCCTCAATGATCGGATACAAAGAGCACAAAATTGAAAATATCAACCTTGCTCTCGGCGAAGACAAAAATCTTTCATTTGTATTGGTTGAAGAAGCGGTAGAAATGGAAGGTTCCGAAATTGTTGCTGAGCGTAATCCGATCATCAGCGATACGCGAACAGGGGTAGCCCAGTCAGTTTCAACAAAAGAAATTGAAAACCTCCCTACTATTTCTCGTAGTTTTGACGATTTCACGCGCCTTACCCCTCAATTTTCCGGTAATAGCGCAGCTGGCCGCAATAATCGTTATAACTCAATTCTCATTGACGGCGCCGTAAACAACGATTTGTTTGGGTTAGCCGCAAGCGGTACACCCGGCGGCCAGGCTGGTACCCAACCTATCAGTTTGGATGCCATTCAGGAGTTTCAGGTAGAAATTGCACCGTATGATGTTCGTAAAGGAGGGTTTACGGGCGGTGGAATTAACGCAGTAACGCGCTCTGGAACAAATAAGTATGAAGGCTCAGGCTACTACTATTTTCGAAATGAAAGCTTTGTCGGCAAGTACGAAAACGCAACATCTTATGCAAATTTAGACGAAAAAGTCGCCGGTTTCCGTATTGGCGGCCCCATAATTAAAGATCAATTATTTTTCTTCGTAAATGGCGAGTATTCTACCCGCACAACCCCTACACCGCTTGGTATACTTGGTAACGGAAAAAGCAACGATTTCACCGGTATATCATCATCCGATGCGCAACGCGCGATACGGATATTGGATTCGGTCTATAACTACAAAGCCGGCGGTTATGGTATCCAAGATTTGAAACGCCCCAATACCAAATTTTTTGCTCGTCTTGACTACAATTTAAACAACCAACATCGTCTTACCTTACGTCATAACTTCGTCGACGCAAGCGATGACAATCTGTCCCAGTCATTAAGTTCGACCTCTGCGAACTCAGGTTTTCGTTTGAGTGATGCAGGTTATGAATTCTTGAGCACTACGAACTCAACCGTGTTCCAGGTAAATAGCGTCATCACAAACGAATTGCACAACGAAGCAATTATCGGTTACTCCACAGTTAGAGATCGTCGAAAAATCAACGGATCGCCTTTTCCGGCTATTAACGTTCGCATTGGGAGTAATACTCTGATTGCGGGTAGTGAAAATTTTTCACAAGCAAACAGTTTGGATCAGGATATTCTTGAAATCACAAATAATTTGACGTACTACATGGGTGACCATACAATTATGGCCGGCACTCATAATGAGTTTTTCTCTTTCAAGAACGTTTTCATTCGTGATTTTTACGGCAATTATACTTTTAGCAATCTTGACTCATTAGCCGTAGGATCTCCCAGTTCTTATGGTTTGAGCTATTCTTTGGATACCAATAATTTAAAACCCAGCGCCAAATTTGATGTCCAACAATATGGATTTTACGTTCAAGATATGTGGCGAGTTACTCCTACAATGAATGTGACATTGGGTCTTCGTTTTGACTTACCGGTATTGCCGACCAATCCGACCAATAACCCCACCGTTGATACAACCGTATTTGCGGGCGGTTTGAAGCTAAAAACTTCCGAGGTCCCGAGCGGAAATTTGCTCTTTTCACCTCGACTTGGATTTAACTGGGATGTGAAGGGTAACAATACTACCCAGGTTCGTGGTGGCATCGGTATTTTCTCCGGACGTACTCCCTATGTATGGATTTCTAACCAGTATGGAAATACGGGTATTGAAATTGGCCGCACAACAACCAATCCTGGGCCGCGAAGCTTCAGAACAGATGTCAACAACCAACCCGGGAAAGTATATACTGCCCCACCCAGCGAAATTGATTTGACCGATCCAGATTTTAAATTACCCCAAGTTTATCGATTAAATCTGGGCGTTGATCACGAGCTGCCGATGGGCATTACCGGCACAGTTGATTTTCTGTTGTCAAAAAATAAAAATGATATCCTCTATCAGGATATTAATCTTGTTGGCTCTTCAGGTACTTTGCAACTCAGCAATAGCGGTGACGAGGACGGAAATCGTGTCCGTTACACAACTACGCCGACGAGCACCACGGTAAACAAAATTCGCAGCCAGTACTCCAACGTTATTTATTTAACAAACGCGGATTACGGATACGAATATAGTTTTACAACTCAACTGAGAAAATCTTTTTCAGCTGGATTATTTGGTAGCTTTGACAAAGGATTTTTTGCAAGCATCGCATACACGTATGGACGTGCATTTGACAATAACAGCGGTACCTCCAGCCAAGCGTTTTCAAACTGGCGGTTTAATCCAGTCAAACAAGATCCAAATAACGCACCATCCGCTACGTCAAACTATGAGACACGTCATCGGATTATCAGCTCCGTGGTTTATGATTTTGAATTCATACCTAAATACACGACAACTGTCTCTTTGTTTTACAACGGATTCTCAGGTAGGCCTTATTCCACAACGTATGACGGTGATGTCAACGGCGACGGCCAGACGTCCAATGATTTGATTTATGTTCCCAAGGATCGTAACGATATTAATATCGTTCCTGCTACAGCCAGTGGTGGTGCGCCAGCCGATACGCGTACCGCGGATCAGATTTGGGTTGCACTCGACGAGTATATCTCCGGCGATCCTGTTTTACGTAAATCAAGAGGTAAAATTATTAGCCGAAATGCAAGCCGTGAACCATGGACTAACCGACTTGATTTCCGCCTTGCGCAAGAAATACCTGTCGCCGAACAATGGGGCAAGTTCGAATTGACTGCGGACATTCTCAATTTGCTCAATTTTCTTAATGAATCTTGGGGATTGTCGGAATTTGTTAACAATCAAAACAACAGCGCTATTGTTTACCGCGGTATCATCAGTGGCAAACCTGCATTTACATTCGGAAAGTATAATTTCCTCACAAAAGAATACGAAAACCCAAAACGCACCCAAGTCAGTGATTTGGCATCACGTTGGCAGTTGCAGCTCGGCGTTCGCTATACTTTCTAA